The sequence GACCGAGATGACGGACGCGCCGCCCGCCTCGTAGTCGGCGGCGAGCGCGGCCGGGTCGGCGATCGCGGCAAGGGCCCCCTTGGAGGGGGACGAGCGCTTGACCTCGCAGATGACGGTGACGCCCTCGCCGCGCAGGGCGGCGACTCCGTCCTTGGCCTGGGGGGCGCGGGCCGCGCGCTCCTTCAGCTCGTCGAGGCTGACGCGCGCCTGCCGCTCCGCGAGGTCGGCGCGTACGCCGTCGATGATCTCGTCGAGCACACTCACGCGAGCGGCCCCCTTCCGAAACGGTGATGAGGGAACAGGATCAGCCATCCCGATGGTATCCGCAGGAGGCCGCGGGGCTCGCATCCGGCTGGGTTGTGTCCCACTACCTGGGCATTCATGGTGCCAGCGCCGATCCGAAAGGCAGATTCCGGACGACGGAGAAGACCAGCAGAACGGCGCCGATCCCCCACCAGTGGACCGGTGCCAGACCGATCCGCAGGGGCTGCCCCCGGCCCGCCCTGACCATCCAGAGCACCCAGACGACGGCGAAGAGGAAGTAGCCGACGACGGCGACGGCATTGGCGCCGAACGCCGCGCCGATGTCGCCGTGGGCGAAGGCGTGGGCGCTGCGGAGCCCGCCGCAGCCCGGACAGTACAGCCCGGTGAGCCCCAGCAGCGGGCAGACCGGGTAGTGGCCGGGTTCATTGGGGTCGACCGTGGCGACGTAACCGAAGGCGGCGACGACGGCGGCCAGGATGCCCACGGGTGTGGCGAAGCGCCGCAGGCGCGAGGGGGGCACGGCGGGTGGTCGGGCGGGGGCGCCGTGGGCATGCGGCGGGGGCTCGGTCGCGTACGGGGGGTGCGGGGCGGACTGCGGGACCGGGCCCGGCCGGGCGGGCTGCGGTCCGGACCCCGGCGGCGCGGGCTGCGGCCCGGACCCCGGCTGCGGGGCCGGGCGGGCCGCCCCGGGGTCGGGGGGCGGGGCTGCGGCGGGAGAAGGCGAGGCGTCCACCCGCCGATTGTCCCCGCTCATACGGAAAGGCGCAGCCCGTGCCGGGCTGCGCCTCGCGTCGTGTCTCCGGCCGGGGCCGGACATGTCCCGGATCAGTGGGAGATCTGTGCCTGTCCGGCGCGGGCCCTGGCCGCCGCCATCTCGGACGACTCCTTCGGCATGCCGAGACCGGCGGCCTTCATGGCGAGGCCGACGACGCCGCCGACGAAGATGACGGCGATACCGGCCCAGAAGCCGAGCGGGTTGGCCGCGACCATGAAGACGCCTGCGACGCAGAAGCCGATGAACGAGATGATGACACCGGTCCAGGCGGCCGGGGTGTGTCCGTGGCTGCTGCCCGCCATGAGTTGCTCCTCGTTGGTGTTGCGCTGTGGGTATCGCCGT is a genomic window of Streptomyces sp. NBC_01237 containing:
- a CDS encoding DUF2752 domain-containing protein; translation: MPPSRLRRFATPVGILAAVVAAFGYVATVDPNEPGHYPVCPLLGLTGLYCPGCGGLRSAHAFAHGDIGAAFGANAVAVVGYFLFAVVWVLWMVRAGRGQPLRIGLAPVHWWGIGAVLLVFSVVRNLPFGSALAP
- a CDS encoding HGxxPAAW family protein; the encoded protein is MAGSSHGHTPAAWTGVIISFIGFCVAGVFMVAANPLGFWAGIAVIFVGGVVGLAMKAAGLGMPKESSEMAAARARAGQAQISH